One genomic segment of Desulfurispira natronophila includes these proteins:
- a CDS encoding rhodanese-like domain-containing protein has product MNSVFKVLVLLTLLVFGSGVALSQMGGIPNLSAKELQERLEEPDVLVVDTRSPQEYYRGHIPGAINITSQQTRMFHNIARYLPQDRNMTLVFYCRGETCTLAPDAAVAAMRSGYQNAYTYSGGFPDWEQQGLPVERP; this is encoded by the coding sequence ATGAATTCTGTGTTCAAGGTATTGGTATTACTGACGTTGCTGGTATTTGGATCGGGAGTGGCTTTGTCCCAGATGGGGGGTATCCCCAACTTGTCGGCCAAAGAGCTACAAGAGCGCTTGGAGGAGCCAGATGTTCTGGTGGTGGATACTCGCTCACCACAGGAGTATTATCGAGGCCATATTCCCGGGGCTATCAATATAACTTCCCAGCAAACTCGAATGTTCCACAATATTGCCCGCTACTTGCCCCAGGACAGAAATATGACCCTGGTTTTCTACTGTCGCGGAGAAACCTGTACTCTGGCCCCTGATGCGGCAGTAGCTGCTATGCGCTCCGGTTATCAGAATGCTTACACATATAGTGGGGGCTTTCCGGATTGGGAGCAGCAGGGATTGCCAGTCGAGCGTCCATAA
- a CDS encoding pyridoxal phosphate-dependent aminotransferase, with protein MDIQSRLSDRVKSIKESPTIAISTKAKQMKAEGLNVIGFGAGEPDFDTPDHIKYAAIQGLVSGNTKYTPADGMVELKDAIIHKFQRDNNLKFSRANITVNVGAKHTLFNIYMALLNPGDEIIIAAPYWVSYPDMALICGAKPVIVETSEENNFCMTPDELEKAITPKTKAVVINSPSNPTGSGYSPEALKALADVIVKHDLICISDEIYEKLIYDDFKSMSIASIGDEIAKRTVIVNGLSKEWAMTGWRIGYAAANETLIKAIGNIQSQSTTNPTSFAQDGAIAALMGPQELIQPLVSAFDERRKYIVDRFNSIPGISCLRPQGAFYCFPNISGLFGKQTKEGKTISNSSDLAEYLIGEALVAVVPGIAFGAEGYMRLSYALGMSSIVEGLDRIEKAVNDLK; from the coding sequence ATGGACATCCAATCCAGACTTTCAGATCGCGTAAAATCCATCAAAGAATCACCTACCATTGCTATCAGCACCAAGGCCAAGCAAATGAAGGCCGAAGGACTGAACGTTATTGGCTTCGGTGCCGGTGAGCCCGACTTCGATACTCCTGACCACATCAAATACGCTGCTATCCAGGGTTTGGTTTCGGGAAATACCAAGTATACTCCTGCTGACGGGATGGTAGAGCTCAAGGACGCCATCATCCACAAGTTCCAGCGCGATAATAACCTCAAGTTCAGCCGAGCCAACATCACCGTCAACGTTGGTGCCAAGCATACTCTCTTTAATATTTACATGGCCCTGCTCAATCCCGGCGATGAGATCATCATCGCTGCTCCCTACTGGGTCAGTTACCCGGACATGGCCCTCATCTGCGGCGCCAAGCCGGTAATCGTCGAGACCAGTGAAGAGAACAACTTCTGCATGACACCGGACGAGTTGGAAAAAGCCATCACCCCCAAAACCAAGGCCGTGGTTATCAACTCTCCCAGCAACCCCACTGGCTCCGGCTACTCGCCCGAAGCCCTCAAGGCCCTGGCCGACGTCATCGTCAAGCACGACCTCATCTGCATTAGTGACGAAATCTATGAAAAACTGATCTACGACGATTTTAAGTCCATGTCCATCGCCAGCATAGGTGATGAGATTGCCAAACGCACTGTCATTGTCAACGGCCTTTCAAAAGAGTGGGCCATGACTGGCTGGCGTATCGGCTACGCTGCCGCCAACGAGACCCTGATCAAGGCCATTGGCAATATCCAGTCCCAGTCCACCACCAACCCCACCAGCTTTGCCCAGGACGGTGCCATCGCCGCCCTTATGGGACCGCAGGAACTGATTCAGCCGCTGGTCAGCGCTTTTGACGAGCGGCGCAAATACATCGTCGACCGCTTTAACTCCATTCCCGGTATTAGCTGCCTGCGTCCCCAGGGAGCCTTCTACTGCTTCCCAAATATCAGCGGCCTCTTTGGCAAGCAGACCAAGGAAGGAAAAACCATCAGCAACTCCAGCGATCTGGCAGAGTACCTGATCGGTGAGGCTCTGGTTGCCGTGGTCCCCGGTATTGCATTTGGCGCTGAAGGATACATGCGACTGAGCTATGCCTTGGGCATGTCGTCTATTGTCGAAGGACTGGACCGCATCGAAAAAGCCGTCAACGACCTGAAGTAG
- the coaD gene encoding pantetheine-phosphate adenylyltransferase, whose product MKEAAYPGTFDPITNGHLDIIERSLKIFDKLTVLVAQSQRKQPFIPFEERVKLIQKSTAHLPNVKVEGFSNLLIDCLHERGIRHVIRGLRAVSDFEYELQLALMNRQLSPEMETIFLMPRQKYIFLSSNMVREIGTLGGCFQDFVPQEVHDDIKLYLQPGT is encoded by the coding sequence ATGAAAGAAGCCGCCTATCCGGGAACCTTTGATCCAATCACCAACGGCCACCTGGATATCATCGAACGCAGCCTGAAGATCTTTGACAAACTCACGGTACTGGTGGCGCAAAGTCAGCGCAAACAGCCTTTTATTCCCTTTGAAGAGCGAGTGAAACTGATCCAAAAGTCGACGGCTCACCTACCGAACGTCAAAGTTGAAGGGTTTTCCAATCTTTTGATTGACTGCCTGCACGAGCGGGGAATTCGACACGTCATCCGGGGCCTACGAGCCGTCAGCGACTTTGAGTACGAGCTACAGTTGGCCCTGATGAATCGCCAACTCAGCCCCGAAATGGAAACCATTTTCCTGATGCCCCGCCAGAAATACATTTTCCTTTCGTCCAATATGGTTCGTGAGATCGGAACCCTGGGAGGCTGCTTTCAGGATTTTGTTCCCCAGGAAGTCCACGACGACATCAAGCTTTACCTCCAGCCCGGGACATGA
- the rsmD gene encoding 16S rRNA (guanine(966)-N(2))-methyltransferase RsmD produces MRIISGIRKGRRLMSPKGNSIRPTADAVRESLFNLLGQHLEGVRFLDLFGGSGSVGLEAASRGAQVTIVDNSPQAASCIEHNITHCKLTEQVDFLPRHALAYLRRTNEIFDVIFIDPPYQSRNLYADVMELVVAHSSLSPDGVLIAEHPLREAPTAPPGMELEQCRSYGKKSLSFFVLAEAINAEHPSTTEEPVT; encoded by the coding sequence TTGCGCATTATAAGCGGTATACGCAAGGGGCGACGCCTCATGAGCCCCAAGGGCAATTCTATACGACCCACAGCAGATGCGGTGCGAGAAAGTCTCTTCAACCTGCTGGGTCAGCACCTGGAAGGGGTACGCTTCCTTGACCTTTTTGGCGGCAGCGGCTCTGTGGGGCTTGAAGCTGCCAGTCGCGGTGCCCAGGTAACCATTGTGGACAATAGTCCACAGGCAGCCAGCTGCATTGAGCACAACATTACCCACTGCAAGTTGACCGAGCAAGTGGACTTCCTCCCACGTCATGCCCTGGCATATTTGCGACGCACAAACGAGATCTTTGATGTTATTTTCATTGATCCTCCCTATCAGTCACGTAACCTTTACGCTGACGTCATGGAGCTGGTGGTAGCCCATAGTTCCCTTTCACCTGACGGGGTGCTCATTGCCGAACATCCTCTGCGGGAAGCCCCCACAGCCCCACCAGGCATGGAACTGGAGCAGTGCCGATCCTACGGCAAAAAGTCTCTAAGTTTTTTTGTGCTGGCTGAAGCGATTAATGCCGAACATCCATCAACTACCGAGGAACCTGTAACATGA
- a CDS encoding Maf family protein: protein MSIVLASASPRRLELLRSLGLTFVTRPSNIDEEAWQLDNPADLARELGLEKARAARRPDDSWVIGADTVVAIDDIVFGKPTDQAENRRMLQRLSGTEHSVYGSIALINGKTGIERCEVVHTLVQFHQLDEATLTYYLSTGDGMDKAGGYGIQGLGAIMVEAVRGCYDNVVGLSRSRLYHMLHHEGVLPPQERAHCAL from the coding sequence TTGAGCATCGTCCTGGCATCGGCTTCACCCCGCCGCTTGGAGCTGCTGCGCAGCCTGGGACTGACCTTTGTCACCCGTCCCAGCAATATAGACGAGGAGGCATGGCAGCTGGACAACCCGGCTGACTTAGCGCGAGAGCTTGGCCTGGAGAAAGCTCGGGCTGCCCGCCGCCCCGATGACAGCTGGGTTATCGGAGCTGATACGGTAGTGGCTATTGATGATATTGTCTTTGGCAAGCCGACAGACCAGGCTGAAAATCGCCGTATGCTCCAGCGGCTTTCAGGAACAGAGCACTCTGTCTACGGCAGTATCGCCTTGATTAATGGAAAAACCGGTATCGAGCGGTGTGAAGTTGTTCACACTTTGGTGCAGTTCCACCAGCTGGATGAGGCCACACTAACATACTACCTCTCTACTGGTGATGGCATGGACAAGGCCGGGGGGTACGGCATTCAAGGACTGGGGGCCATTATGGTAGAGGCTGTACGAGGCTGCTACGACAATGTCGTGGGCCTGAGTCGCTCCCGCCTCTACCATATGCTTCACCACGAAGGAGTACTTCCTCCACAGGAGCGGGCACATTGCGCATTATAA
- a CDS encoding STAS domain-containing protein, translating into MTNPNVHTAETVDDVVVITIGEDLNNPRSNMAFNDFLKQVYQEHNPKKLLFSFQKVVFIDSSGIKEIILAHRHQQNVKGQLACAELSSALLELFKMVRLDKVFKIFPTREEALEALREEN; encoded by the coding sequence GTGACAAATCCGAATGTGCATACCGCAGAGACGGTTGACGATGTGGTGGTGATCACAATTGGCGAAGACCTGAACAATCCCCGCTCCAACATGGCCTTCAATGATTTTCTCAAGCAGGTCTACCAGGAGCACAACCCCAAGAAACTTCTGTTCTCATTTCAGAAGGTCGTCTTTATTGACAGCTCGGGGATCAAGGAAATCATTCTGGCCCACCGCCATCAGCAAAATGTCAAAGGCCAACTGGCCTGCGCCGAGCTGAGCAGCGCATTGCTGGAACTGTTCAAGATGGTTCGCCTGGACAAAGTTTTCAAGATATTCCCTACCCGGGAAGAAGCCCTGGAGGCGTTGCGGGAGGAGAATTGA
- a CDS encoding polyprenyl synthetase family protein — MNIADVYTLLRPQVAEIEQEIQSNLTSRIRRVQEVGEYIFQSGGKRLRPLLVMLTSKLFAGDEQRAVRIGGVVEYIHTATLLHDDVIDEASLRRGRHSANYHFGNETVILVGDYLYSKAFQVLVADGDPRVQKTLSDVTTLMSEGEVFQLVKSFDFSVSLEDYFDIIEHKTAILIAACARCGGYTNADIDEDHAKTLWDFGYNIGMAFQLIDDILDYMGDTSRLGKSVGTDLKEGKMTIPVIKLRDMATEAEKSRIKSLIEQQQIPAEDDLAFVIKLMQRYDIRTHSLEVAHSFLHKARESIDRLPASEYRDALHVVADYVIDRQL, encoded by the coding sequence ATGAATATTGCCGATGTGTACACCCTGCTGAGGCCCCAGGTGGCCGAGATTGAGCAGGAGATCCAGTCCAATCTTACCAGCCGGATTCGCCGCGTGCAGGAGGTAGGGGAGTACATATTTCAAAGTGGCGGCAAACGCCTGAGGCCCCTGCTGGTAATGCTGACCTCCAAGCTTTTTGCCGGGGACGAGCAGCGAGCAGTTCGCATCGGCGGCGTAGTGGAATATATCCACACCGCGACACTCCTGCACGACGATGTTATTGATGAGGCAAGTTTGCGACGGGGCCGGCATTCTGCCAACTATCACTTCGGCAATGAAACGGTTATTCTCGTCGGAGACTACCTTTACTCCAAAGCTTTTCAGGTGTTGGTCGCCGATGGGGACCCCCGGGTGCAGAAAACCCTCTCCGACGTCACGACCCTGATGAGTGAAGGTGAAGTTTTCCAGCTGGTTAAATCCTTTGATTTCAGTGTCAGCCTTGAAGACTACTTTGATATTATTGAACATAAAACGGCTATTCTTATTGCTGCCTGCGCCCGCTGTGGCGGATACACCAATGCCGATATTGACGAGGATCATGCCAAAACCCTGTGGGATTTTGGCTACAATATTGGCATGGCGTTTCAGCTGATTGATGATATCCTTGATTACATGGGCGACACTTCGCGATTGGGAAAAAGCGTAGGTACCGACCTTAAGGAAGGCAAAATGACCATCCCGGTCATTAAGCTGCGAGATATGGCCACCGAAGCGGAAAAAAGCCGTATTAAATCACTTATTGAACAGCAACAAATACCGGCTGAAGACGATTTGGCATTTGTCATTAAACTTATGCAGCGGTATGATATCCGCACCCACTCCCTGGAGGTGGCCCACTCGTTTCTTCACAAGGCTCGTGAATCTATTGATCGCTTGCCAGCCAGCGAATATCGTGACGCTTTACACGTAGTAGCAGATTATGTTATCGATCGACAATTGTAA
- a CDS encoding DUF1858 domain-containing protein, protein MSEGKITKEMSIIDIVQQYPQTVEVFASYGLGCLGCAAARFENLSQGASAHGLDADELLEALNNAID, encoded by the coding sequence ATGAGTGAAGGTAAAATAACCAAAGAGATGAGTATTATCGACATTGTACAGCAGTATCCTCAGACGGTAGAAGTCTTTGCCAGCTATGGCTTGGGCTGTCTCGGCTGTGCCGCTGCCCGCTTTGAAAATCTCTCCCAGGGAGCCAGTGCCCACGGTCTTGATGCCGATGAGCTGCTGGAAGCACTGAACAACGCTATCGACTAA
- the nifT gene encoding putative nitrogen fixation protein NifT, producing MKVTISKSGEKYSAYIAKKDLEEQVVTVLPEGVFGGTFTLANGWQLYIEPMDEMPTLPKTFNAKKLSI from the coding sequence GTGAAAGTTACCATCAGCAAATCCGGCGAAAAATACAGCGCCTACATCGCCAAGAAGGACCTGGAGGAGCAGGTGGTCACGGTCTTGCCCGAAGGCGTATTTGGCGGCACCTTCACTCTGGCCAACGGCTGGCAGCTCTATATAGAGCCTATGGACGAAATGCCTACCCTCCCAAAAACCTTTAATGCCAAGAAGCTTAGCATCTAG
- the nifK gene encoding nitrogenase molybdenum-iron protein subunit beta, with translation MASAKTACPDHAELFRSERYQEIFDRKKAYENAHSPEEVERVLEYTKSLEYQEKNFAREAAAINPLKSCQPLGALYAGIGFADTLPYVHGSQGCASYFRSHFSRHFKEPFPAVSDSMTEDAAVFGGHANMYQGLENAHKLYKPKMIALCTSCMAEVIGDDLSSFTKNAKDQGNIPADFPVACAHTPSFVGSHITGYDAMMVSILETMGEKSDKTHDAINVILGFDTYLGNFHEIRRIFGLFGVEVTILSDPTAMLDSPTDGEYQMYRGGTSLEELKDAPNAKGTIILQKYALPKTAQLIKNKWEQEVKVVNPIGIAGTDELIMAIAELTGKEVPDAITRERGQLIDAIADSYYWIYGKSFAINADPDQAYGITRFILELGGEPRHVLVTNAVKKWEKETQALLAEFPHGEGCQVYPKKDMWHMRSLLFTDPVDFIIGSSHAKYLWRDTRTPLIRFGFPLFDRHHLHRTSTIGYQGGINLLTTIVNTILDEADRASLDSPSFDLVR, from the coding sequence ATGGCATCTGCTAAAACGGCCTGTCCCGATCACGCGGAACTCTTCCGCAGTGAGCGCTATCAGGAAATATTCGACCGCAAGAAAGCGTATGAAAACGCCCACTCACCGGAAGAGGTGGAACGGGTACTGGAATACACCAAGAGCCTGGAGTACCAGGAGAAGAACTTTGCCCGCGAAGCGGCGGCTATCAATCCCCTGAAGTCGTGCCAGCCCCTGGGTGCCCTCTACGCGGGCATCGGCTTTGCCGACACCCTGCCCTATGTGCACGGCTCGCAGGGTTGTGCCTCCTACTTCCGCTCCCACTTTTCGCGACACTTCAAGGAGCCCTTCCCTGCCGTGTCCGACTCCATGACTGAGGATGCGGCTGTCTTTGGCGGCCACGCCAACATGTATCAGGGATTGGAAAACGCCCACAAACTCTACAAGCCAAAGATGATCGCCCTGTGCACCTCATGCATGGCGGAGGTTATCGGCGACGACCTGAGCTCATTTACCAAGAATGCCAAGGACCAGGGGAATATCCCCGCCGACTTCCCTGTGGCCTGCGCCCATACACCGTCCTTCGTGGGCTCCCACATTACCGGCTACGACGCCATGATGGTCTCTATCCTGGAGACCATGGGAGAGAAGTCGGACAAGACCCATGATGCTATCAACGTCATTCTCGGCTTTGACACCTATCTGGGCAACTTCCATGAGATTCGGCGCATTTTCGGACTCTTTGGGGTAGAGGTCACCATTCTCAGTGACCCCACCGCCATGCTGGACTCTCCCACCGATGGGGAGTACCAGATGTACCGAGGCGGAACCAGCCTGGAGGAGCTCAAAGATGCTCCCAATGCCAAGGGAACCATCATTCTGCAAAAATACGCCCTGCCCAAGACAGCCCAGCTCATCAAGAACAAGTGGGAGCAGGAGGTCAAGGTCGTCAACCCCATCGGCATCGCCGGAACGGACGAACTGATCATGGCCATTGCCGAGCTGACAGGCAAAGAGGTTCCTGACGCCATTACCCGCGAGCGGGGCCAGCTGATTGATGCCATTGCCGACTCCTACTACTGGATCTACGGCAAGAGCTTTGCCATTAATGCCGATCCGGATCAGGCTTACGGCATAACCCGCTTCATCCTGGAACTGGGCGGCGAGCCCCGCCATGTGCTGGTCACCAACGCCGTCAAAAAGTGGGAAAAGGAGACTCAGGCTCTGCTGGCCGAGTTCCCCCACGGCGAGGGCTGTCAGGTCTACCCCAAAAAGGACATGTGGCACATGCGCTCCCTGCTGTTTACCGATCCGGTTGACTTTATCATTGGCAGCTCCCACGCCAAGTACCTGTGGCGCGACACCCGCACTCCGCTTATACGGTTTGGTTTCCCCCTGTTTGATCGACACCACCTCCATCGCACAAGCACCATCGGTTATCAGGGGGGAATCAATTTACTTACCACTATAGTCAACACCATCCTGGACGAAGCTGACCGAGCGTCGCTGGATTCACCCAGCTTCGACCTGGTGCGCTAA
- the nifD gene encoding nitrogenase molybdenum-iron protein alpha chain encodes MSVIDKEKSQELIDGVLQEYPEKSLKKRKKHLAVVEPEKEDKCSVSSNRKSLPGVMTIRGCAYAGSKGVVWGPIKDMLTISHGPVGCGQYSWATRRNYYTGMTGIDSFGAMQITSDFQERDIVFGGDKKLEKLVDELEEMFPLNRGMSIQSECPIGLIGDDIEAVARSKGKELGKPVVPVRCEGFRGVSQSLGHHIANDSLRDWIFEKDVPASVQETGPYDVALMADYNIGGDAWSSRRILEEMGLNVISQSTGDSTVAELANIAKSKLVLLHCYRSMNYIARYLEEKHQVPWVEFNFFGPTQIIKSMRKIASHFDETIQQRTEELIAEKYLPQLERTVEKYRSRLEGKKVMLYVGGLRPRHTIPCFKDLGVDVLLTGYEFGHGDDYQRTMEYLQDTTIIVDDMSEYEMEKFLAHLKPDLFGAGIKEKYQCQKAGVPFRQMHSWDYSGPYHGIEGFEIFARDMDMAINGPVWKTIKAPWKK; translated from the coding sequence ATGTCAGTTATAGATAAGGAAAAATCGCAGGAACTCATTGACGGGGTTCTACAGGAATACCCGGAAAAGTCCCTGAAGAAAAGGAAAAAACACCTTGCGGTGGTTGAGCCGGAGAAAGAAGATAAGTGTTCCGTGAGCTCCAACCGCAAGAGTCTGCCCGGTGTCATGACCATCCGCGGCTGCGCCTATGCTGGCTCCAAAGGCGTGGTATGGGGACCCATCAAGGATATGCTGACCATCAGTCATGGTCCAGTGGGCTGTGGCCAGTACTCTTGGGCCACCCGTCGCAATTACTATACGGGCATGACCGGAATAGACTCTTTTGGCGCCATGCAGATCACTTCCGACTTTCAGGAGCGGGATATTGTCTTTGGTGGCGACAAGAAACTGGAAAAGCTGGTGGACGAACTGGAAGAGATGTTTCCCCTGAACCGGGGTATGAGCATTCAGTCTGAATGCCCCATCGGCCTCATTGGAGACGATATCGAAGCAGTGGCTCGCAGCAAGGGCAAGGAGCTGGGCAAACCAGTGGTTCCGGTTCGCTGTGAGGGCTTCCGCGGGGTGAGTCAGTCCCTTGGTCACCACATTGCCAACGACTCCCTGCGCGACTGGATCTTTGAGAAGGATGTACCCGCCAGCGTGCAGGAGACCGGTCCCTACGATGTGGCCCTGATGGCGGACTACAATATCGGCGGCGATGCCTGGAGCTCCCGCCGCATTCTGGAGGAAATGGGCCTGAACGTCATCTCCCAGAGCACCGGCGACAGTACGGTGGCGGAGCTGGCCAACATTGCCAAGTCCAAGCTGGTGCTGCTGCACTGCTACCGCTCCATGAACTACATCGCCCGCTACCTGGAAGAGAAGCACCAGGTTCCTTGGGTGGAGTTCAACTTCTTTGGCCCCACCCAGATCATCAAGAGTATGCGCAAGATTGCCTCGCACTTTGACGAGACCATCCAGCAGCGTACGGAAGAGCTGATCGCCGAGAAGTACCTGCCCCAGCTGGAGCGCACGGTAGAAAAATATCGCTCGCGGCTCGAAGGCAAGAAAGTCATGCTCTATGTGGGAGGACTGCGTCCTCGCCACACCATTCCTTGCTTCAAGGATCTGGGAGTAGATGTTCTGCTGACCGGCTACGAGTTCGGTCACGGTGACGACTACCAGCGCACCATGGAGTACCTGCAGGACACTACTATCATTGTTGACGACATGAGCGAATACGAGATGGAGAAGTTCCTGGCTCACCTCAAGCCTGATCTCTTTGGCGCGGGCATCAAGGAGAAGTACCAGTGCCAGAAGGCAGGGGTTCCTTTCCGTCAGATGCACTCCTGGGACTACTCAGGCCCCTATCACGGCATTGAGGGTTTTGAGATCTTTGCCCGTGACATGGATATGGCCATCAATGGCCCCGTGTGGAAGACGATCAAGGCTCCCTGGAAAAAATGA
- the nifH gene encoding nitrogenase iron protein — protein sequence MARLRQIAFYGKGGIGKSTTSQNTIAAMAEMGKKVMIVGCDPKADSTRLILHSKAQATVMEMAADAGSVEDLELDDVLKEGFLGIRCVEAGGPEPGVGCAGRGVITAINFLEEEGAYEEDLDFVSYDVLGDVVCGGFAMPIREGKAQEIYIVASGEMMAMYAANNISRGILKYANSGGVRLAGLICNERQTDREAELLSALAERLSTTMIHFVPRDNVVQHAELRRMTVVEYDSECKQAGEYRALAQKIVDNDNFVVPTPVSMEELEELLMEFGIIKEDDTEIVGKAKSATA from the coding sequence ATGGCTCGCTTACGACAAATCGCATTTTACGGTAAAGGTGGCATTGGTAAATCGACCACTTCTCAGAACACGATTGCCGCCATGGCTGAGATGGGCAAAAAGGTGATGATTGTAGGGTGTGACCCCAAGGCTGACTCCACCCGTCTTATTCTGCACTCCAAGGCGCAGGCTACCGTTATGGAGATGGCTGCTGATGCTGGATCGGTTGAGGATCTGGAACTGGATGACGTACTCAAGGAGGGCTTCCTGGGCATTCGCTGTGTTGAGGCCGGTGGCCCAGAGCCCGGTGTGGGCTGTGCTGGCCGCGGTGTTATCACGGCTATTAACTTCCTGGAGGAAGAAGGCGCCTACGAAGAAGATCTGGACTTTGTTTCTTACGACGTTCTGGGTGACGTTGTGTGCGGCGGTTTTGCCATGCCGATACGCGAAGGCAAGGCTCAGGAAATCTACATTGTCGCTTCCGGCGAGATGATGGCCATGTACGCGGCCAACAATATCTCCCGCGGCATTCTGAAATACGCCAACTCCGGTGGAGTACGTCTGGCGGGGCTGATCTGTAACGAGCGCCAGACTGACCGTGAGGCGGAACTGCTCAGTGCCCTGGCAGAGCGCCTGTCCACAACCATGATTCACTTTGTCCCCCGCGACAATGTGGTTCAGCACGCTGAGCTACGCCGCATGACCGTAGTGGAGTACGACTCCGAATGCAAGCAAGCTGGTGAGTACCGTGCCCTGGCCCAGAAGATTGTGGACAACGACAACTTTGTGGTTCCCACTCCCGTAAGCATGGAGGAGCTGGAGGAGCTGCTGATGGAGTTCGGCATTATCAAAGAGGATGATACCGAGATTGTGGGTAAGGCAAAATCGGCTACTGCCTAA
- a CDS encoding helix-turn-helix domain-containing protein yields MSLYFAPTPEQLGSTLQALRKSRGLTQADLAKLAGVKQTTVSNAENNARGMRVETLYRLLAALDLYLNLQPRSAVEPTKEEW; encoded by the coding sequence ATGTCACTGTATTTTGCCCCAACGCCCGAACAACTGGGCAGCACACTGCAGGCACTGCGTAAATCCAGGGGCCTCACTCAGGCAGACCTCGCCAAACTGGCAGGTGTCAAACAGACCACGGTCTCCAATGCAGAGAACAATGCTCGTGGCATGCGTGTCGAAACCCTTTATCGCCTGCTGGCTGCCCTTGACCTCTATCTGAATCTGCAGCCAAGAAGCGCTGTGGAGCCCACAAAGGAAGAGTGGTAA